The DNA segment CTTCACGCCCCAGCGTCCGTTTCGAGGCCGCGTCATCGCTACGTGACAGGAGGTCCGACGGGATCGCTGATGCGCGAAACTAGATGTGGTGGTCCATCGATGATGCCCCACGATATGTTGGGGTCTCAGGGGTGATGGCGTGATGGTCTCTCCCGATCCGCCGTTCTCAAGAGCAGGGGCGTGGCGGCTCGGTAACCCAGCGTCCTGGGCACCAGAGCGGACATGTGCTTACAGACGCGATCGGGGAGAGGCGCAGCCTGCGTCGAGTCACCAGGCGGATCCGCTCAGCAGCGGTCGGGCGGCAGCTGACGGGCCTTGCGCGCGGATTTCTCCGTCGTCCTACGAGGAGACGACATGACTTGGAGGGACTTCCTGAGGGGCATCCAGCAGCGTGTATGGCTGCGGAGCTTGCTCCGCCCCGATGTGCGACGTCTCCGCGCCTGCCGGAACGGCTCCTGGCTCGCCGCGATTTCCCCTGCTGGGCTTGGGGGAAGGCGGGAGGTCGACCTCGGTCGGTTTGGCCGGACCCTTCTTCTGGAGAGCGTCGAGGCTGGCTTCAGCGGGAAAAGTACTTGGTAGCCCGCTTCTCTCCTTTCGACGTGATCTTCTTCTCGACGAGCAGCTTCCGAATCGGGAGGGTCAGCTCCTTCGTGGTCGTGCCCAGATCCTTGGCGATCTGCTCGACGCCCTGGCCGCTGTTGCTCCGGATGTGCTCCAGGACCTTCTGCGTCATCGCGGCGAGCTCTTCCTTCGAGCGCTTCTCGCCCTTCTTGCGGGTAGGCTTCGCAGCGCGAGCGGGGCGACCGACCGCCTTCTTGACCTCCGCAGGCTGCTGAGGAGCGGCCTTGGCCCGACCCACCTTGCGCGGCGCGGCGGCCGCAGCGACCGGCTGGCCCTCGCCTCGCAGGGCGTTGGCGACAGCCTCGAGAGCCGCTTTGCGGACAAGTCCGCTCAGCTGAGAGACGAATGCATCAACGTGGCTTTTGATCTCGGTTTCGACGTTGTTCATTGGATCTCGCGTCCCATGAATAGCTAGAGTTGTCAACTGCTGAACAGCACCTTGCTTGAAAATAATTCGAGAGGTGTCCCCTCAACGTGCGTCAAGAACCCGCGCTCGCCACCTCCCCGTCGGGTCATGGGGTGCTGGGGGCGACCGGTCGAGCCGGACTCCAGCACCTCGTCTCCCCGGCGATGTCGCGCCGCGAAGCCAGGCACCGCCCCAACCCAAGAGGGTGCGATGGACAGCGCCGTGCTCCGCTCTGCACCGCGCTGCGGATTTGGATGCCGCGGCGCGCGTGCCGTGGGCAGCCCCGTAACCGAGGGGAGCCAGCGACATTCCCATGAAGATCTGCTTTCCTGTGCTCCGGACACACGCGCCCCACCGCGCAGCGGCCGAAGCGGGCGCCTGACCGAGGGACCGTGGAGGAGCCCGACCCCCCGGGTGGAGCACCCGCGATGAGGAAAGGTGTCATGGCCGAGGTCGCCGTTCCAGCCGATCGCCGGTGAGCTGGAACGGCAGCCTTTCACTTCTGCACTCCACCCTGCTCCCGCGGCGTAACCGTATGCCCGAGCTCTCGTCTCCCGACCGAGCCGCTCTCCGGGATCGACCGCAACGTGTCGGCCGTCGAGACGCCCTCCGGCGGTGTCGACGTCATGAGGGCTACCCCACCCACCTGCCAGGACATCCCCCTGGCTGATCGGCGCGGCGGCCCGACGCGGTTGCTCCCACCCACGCGGTTGCTCCCACCCACGTTGCAGCCCCCAGGCCATGTCGCCTCCGGTCTGGCTGCGTCTTTTTGCGGCTGTGCTGGAGCTGCCCAGCCTCCGGCCGAGTCTCCCAAACCGCTCGCCGTGCCCGAGCTCCGACGGCCGCCCCGGCAAGCCGGAAGTCGCCCTGCGGGAGGCCACGAGGCCGCCGCTCCTGCTCAGCCGCTCATCCTGATTCAGGGGGTGACACTCGTGCTGCGCACCAGGGTGACGCTCGCCCGCGGCTCGCTCCCGTGCGAGGGGGCAAAGCTCACCGTCGCCGCCGAGGGCGACATCGATCCCCCGAGCGGGGCGGTGGTGATGGACGCTGGTGGACAGTTCGTCACTCCTCGGCAGCTCGACGCGCACTCCACCTCGGGGGCCGCCCGACACCAGGCGCAGCGGCGCACCTGGACGGCAGCGAACGGGAACCAGACACGGGGCCGGTGGCGCCGCAGGCTCAGTTCGCCGATGCCTTCTGGCCCCAGGACCCGGGTATCGAACGGGCAGTCGCTGGTGGTGTTACGACCATACAAGTCCTTTCGGGTTCAGGCAACCTGATTAGAGGGTGCGAGGCAACGATGGAGCTCCGACCGGGCATCAGCCGTCCCATCGGCCCTCCGAGCTTCCTCCGAGCTTCCTCCCTGATTCCTCCCAGATGCTTCCCAGACGCTCGCCACCGTGGCGCCCGGCGGGCTGAAAGTGGCTTGCGGGGAGAGCCCGAAGCGCAGCTACGGCGGGGACAAGCGGGCACCGATGGCCGGTACGGGCAACCTCGCTCTCCAGCGGGCGACCTCTCTCAAGACCAGGAAGCTCCAGACGGACTGGGCGCGATGGAGCGACCGGGAGTCGCGCCGGATTGCGACCGAGGCGAAGATGCCGCGGTCCGCCAGGCCACGAAGGAGGAGCGCTCGACACCGAGACCTCCTCCCGCGGAGATCCTGCCGTCGGACCTACTGGCTGCTCGAGGGCGTGTCTCGCGTCGACCCGGGCGCGGCGGGCCATCACCGCAGTCGCTCGCGCTGCCTCCTACACGGGCGGTCGTGCGACGCGCGACGGCACACCGTGATCGGGTGGCCTCGCGAGCGCCGCACGTCACCACGCGGTGCGCGCGGCTCACGTGATCAGGCCGCGGCGCGCGCTGCGCGGCTCACGTGATCAGGCCGCGGCGCGCGCTGCGCGGCTCACGTGATCAGGGCGCCCCGCGCGCTGCGCGGCTCTCGTGATCAGGGCGCTCGCGCGCGGCTCACATGATCAGGGCGCCCGCGCGCGCCGCGCGGCTCACGTGATCAGCCCGCCCGCGTGCGCTGCGTGATGACGCGCGGCTCACATGATCAGCGCGCCCGCGTGTGCGCCGATGGCAACGTGGTGCGCGCGGGACTCTCGCCTCGCCGCGCGGCGGCCATCGCCCGCAGTCTGGCCTGCGTGTCCGTGTCGCCTTCGCTTCGGCTCGAACATGGCCTCGCGAACGTCGCGGTCGGGTCGGGCGACCCGCTCGACATCTCGACCTGGGCGTTCTGCCCCGTCGCTCCCGGCGAGCGGCGCCGCGTCACATGACGGCGCTTTTCTAGATGTAAAGGAGAACCGGCACGGGCCGCGTCGGCCGCTCTCCACGGGAGGAGCCGTGATCGCGGCGCTTGCTGCCGGCGCGCGCGACTTCTAGATCGTTCCGGCCGTGGTCAACCCGAGCGCCAAGCAGGATCCCGAAGCCCTCCTCGCCGCCAAGCTCGCGTCGCTCCCGACGACGCCGGGCTGCTATCTGTTCATCGACAAGGCCGGCGCCGTCGTCTACGTCGGCAAGGCGAAGAGCCTGCGCTCGCGCGTCCGCAGCTACTTTCAGGAGAGCGGAAGCGACGCCAGGTACTTCATCCCGATACTCCGGAAGATCGTGGCCGATCTGGAGACGGTGGTCACCGCCACCGAGAAGGAAGCGGCCGTACTCGAGAACGAGCTCGTCAAGCAGCACAAGCCGCGGTTCAACGTCAAGCTGCGTGACGACAAGGACTTCCTTTGCCTCAAGCTCGACACGCAGAAGGCGTGGCCGATGCTCGAGACGGTCCGCCGTCCCGCCCCGGACAAGGCGCGCTATTTCGGGCCCTACCACTCGGCGACGAGCGCGCGGCGGACGCTCCACCTGGTCAACAAGCACTTCCAGCTCCGCACCTGCTCCGATACCGAGATGGCGTCGCGCCGGCGCCCCTGCCTGCAGTACCAGATCAAGCGTTGCCTCGCGCCCTGCGTGATGGATGTCGACCGGGAGCTCTATACGGAGATGGTCCGCTCGGTCGCGCTCTTCCTCGAAGGGCGCCACGACGAGCTCACGGGCGAGCTCACCACGCGAATGCGGGACGCGTCGCGGGAGCTCGAGTTCGAGCGCGCCGCCATCTACCGCGATCAGCTCCGGGCGGTCGAGGCGGTGCGCGAGGCCCAGCGCGTCGTCTACGTGAAGGACGTCGATCAAGACGTGGTGGGCATCTACCGCGAGGGGACGCTCGTGGAGGTCGAGGTGATCTTGGTGCGGAGGGGGCGCGTCGCAGACACGCTGTCCTTCTCGCTCCGCAACATGGAGCTGCCGGACGACGAGGTGCTCGGCGGCTTCCTGAACGAGTACTATGGCGTCGCGTCCACCACGATCCCCGATGAGGTCCTCGTGCCGGTGTTGCCAGACGGCGCGGAGGGCGTTGCGGAGTGGCTCGGCGATCGGCGCGGCCGCAAGGTGGCGCTCTTCGTGCCTCAGCGCGGGCCCCGCGTCGATCTGCTCAAGATGGCGAGCGAGAACGCAGCTCACGCGTTCCGGGAGAAGCAACGGAGCTCGGACGATCTCGAGGCCCGGCTCGAGGAGCTCAGGGAGCGCCTTCGTCTCCCGACGCTCCCGCGTCGCATCGAGTGCTGCGACATCTCGCATCTCGGCGGCGGCGACACGGTGGGATCGATCGTGGCGCTCCTCGATGGTCAGCCGGACAAGAAGCGCTACCGCAGCTTCAACGTGAAGAGCGTGGCCGACGGCGACGACTACGCCGCGATGTACGAGGTGCTCTCACGGCGCTTCCGCCGCGGAAAGGCCGCCCGGCAGGCGAGCCCCGCGTCCACCGCAGAGAGCGAGGCCGCCCTCGGCGCCGAAGGCGCGCCCGAGAGCGACGTGATGGAGGGCGTCGCCGAGAGCGACATGATGGAAGGCGTCGCCGAGAGCGACATGATGGAGAGCGATCCGGCGGAGAGCGACGCGCTCGAGAGCGATGCGATGGAGGGCGACGTCGCTGAGGAGGACATCGGCTTGGCAACAGCGAGCGACGCTACGCCGCAGACGGAAGGGACGCAGGTGTCCGCTGCCGCGGAGCGGGAGAGCGCCGGCTCGGGGGGTGATGTGTCGAGGAGCGCCGAGGCCGGCGGAGGCGAGTGGGATCTTCCAGATCTGTTCGTCGTCGATGGTGGGCGCGGCCAGCTCCAGGTAGCGCTGTCGGCGGCGCGCGATCTCGGCCTGCACGGCCTCCCGATCGTCGGCCTGGCGAAGGAGCGGGAGACGCAGACCGGAGAGAAGCTCGTCGACCGCGTCTACCTGCCTGGCCAGAAGAACGGTATCCCGCTCCGATCGACGAGCTCCGCCCTCTTCTTCCTGGCGCGCGCGCGCGACGAGGCGCACCGCTTCGCAAACCACGCACGCAAGCGGCTAGGCAAGGCGCGGCGCCTCCGGTCCGCGATCGAGGACATCCCAGGGCTTGGCAGCGCGGTGAGGACGGCGCTCCTCCGGGAGCTCGGTTCCATGGAAGGAGTGCGCCGCGCGACGGACGCTCAGATCCTGGCGGTGACAGGGGTCACCAAGCGACACCTGTCCGCGCTGCGCAAGGTCATCCCGTCTCCCGAGTCCTCACAGCCCGACGCGCCGGCCGAGGACACCGGCGATCTCTCCAAGGCTCGCGGGCTCACGCGCTGAGCGCGACCGGGGCCGCGCCGCGATGGATCGGTGAAAGATCACGCTGCGACCCGAACGGCGTTCCGGGTTGAGCGCCAAGGCGTTCTCTGCGACGATCCGAACACCAGGCGCCCGGCCGCAATCCGGGCGCACGCGGTCATTTTTCGATCAAGAGCACCACCTGGCACACCGAGCGCTTCTTGCGGACCCGACGTAGTGGGCGGGCCGCGGCGGGCCGCGCTCGGCGAGCTCGATTCCCGGCGGGCACTGCCTCGCTCCGGGGTTACGCGGCACGTGAGCACCATGGGAGAAGTACGCGCTGGCCACACGCTCGGTCGCTATGAGCTCCTCGTCCCCATCGCGCTCGGGGGCATGGCCTCGGTGTGGGCCGCTCGAACGGGCGGCCAGCTCCCCAGGATCGTCGCCGTCAAGCTGCTGCGCGCCGAGCTGAGCGACGATCCCGACTTCGAGGCGATGTTCCTCGACGAGGCCACCCTGGTCTCGCAGATCCATCACCCGAACGTCGCGGAGACCATCGATGTGGGCGAGGAGGACGGCGTTCTCTACCAGGTGATGGAGCTCATCGACGGCGAGCCGCTCAACCTGGTTCTCCGCGAGAGCAAGGCGCGCGGCGGCCTGCCGCTCCCCTTCGCGCTCCGCATCGTGGCCGAGGCGGCCCTCGGCCTGCACGCCGCGCACGAGCTGCGCGGCCGCGACGGCAAGCCCGTCGGCCTCGTCCACCGCGACGTCTCGCCGCAAAACATCCTGGTCGGATACGACGGGTCGGTGAAGATCCTCGACTTCGGCGTCGCCAAGGCCGCCTCGAACCTGCAGCGAACCCAGGTCGGCCAGGTGAAGGGCAAGTACGCGTACATGTCGCCGGAGCAGGCCGGCAGCGAGCCCATCGATCGCCGCACCGACGTGTTCACGCTCGGGATCGTCTTCTATCAGCTCGTGACCGGCAGGCACCCCTTCCACGCCGAGAACGATCCCGCGACGGTGCGCCGCATCTGCGACAAGGCGGCAGCCGAGCCGCCGCAGACCCTCGTCCCGTCGCTCCCGGAGGACGTCGGGCGCATCATCATGAGGATGCTCGCGAAGCCGAGGGAGGAGCGCTTCGCCTCGATGGCCGAGCTGCGCCGCTCCATCGAGCAGCTGTCGCCCGCGACGCCGATCGCCACCTCGGATGAGCTCGCCGCGCTGATGCAGCAGATGCTCGGCCCGCGCGGCGAGCGGCGGCGCGCCGCGATCCAGGAGGCCATGCAGATCGCGCGCGAGCGCGCGATCGACCCCGACTATCCGCAGTCACAGCAGAGCTCGCCGCACGCCGCCGCCCAGCCCGGGCGCTCGAGCGCTGAGCGCGGCGCCGCCGCGCCGCAGGGCGCTCCGCCGGCGCCGCCGACGTCCGAGGAGGGCCATGCGCGGCGCTGGCTCGTCCCTGCGACGGTCGGCCTCGTGGTCCTCGTGGTGCTCGCGGGCGCGCTCCTGCTGCGCTCCTCGCCGCATGGCGGCCCGCCGCGCCAACGGGGCTCTCTGCTCGTGCCCAGGGCGGGCTCGATCGAGGATCCGCTCCTCAGGGCCGCGCGCGCCGCATCCAAGGCGCCCCGCGGCGGCGCCGACGCGACGCGCGCCGCACCGTAGCGGCGCACCTCGTCCGCGTTCCTGGCCCGCGTTCGCTTGACGGTTCGGGCAACGCTTTTCAAGATGGCCGCCCTCGCATGGATCTTCGCCGCTCGCCGGAGCTCTGGCGGTTCGCCGCGCTGGTGGCGATCTTCGTCACGAGCGGCCTGGTCATCACCTACCTCGTGCTGCCGCCCCCGCCGGACGACGGCCCGAAGCCCCCGCCGGTCCTCCGCGTGGCGCAGGTGCCCGTGCCGACGGGCGGCGACGTGGTGGCGAACGCGCTCGACCTCGTGCGCCGCTACGCGACCGGGGAGATCCGGATCGTGCTCCCCGACGGCTCCGCGCGCGCGCTCCGCCGCAACGATCTCGGCGTCGAGATCAACCGGGTCCGCCTCGCCGAGTTCGTGCGCGAGGCGCTCCGCCCCGAGAGCGCGCTCCGCCGCGCGCACGAGCGGGCCGGCGATGGCGACAAGCGCGACGAGGACGCGCCGCTCGACATCCCGATCCCGCTCCTCCTCGACTCCGAGCGGGCGATCAGCAAGCTGCTCGACCTGAAGGTCGAGCTCGACGCCCCCGCGGTCGACGCGTATGTCGACCTCGAGGCGAGGCAGCTCAAACCCGAGAAGATCGGGTACCGGCTGGACGTCTACGGCACGCTCGCGCGCATCGACGCCGCTCTCCGGGCGGGCGAGGACACCGCGCTGGCCAGCGTCGAGACGATCCCGCCGAAGCTCGTCGCCGAGCAGCTCGGCAACGTCAAGTTCGATCAGGTGCTCGGCTACTTCGAGACGCGCTACGCGACCGGAGGGAGATCCAAGGAGAGGACGTACAACCTCAGGCTCGCCGCGTCCAAGCTCGACGGCGTGGTCGTCATGCCGGGCGAGATCTTCGACTTCAACGAGACGGTCGGCCCGCGCGACGAGGCGCACGGGTACCGCGTCGCTCCGGTCATCGCCCAGGGAGAGCTCGTCGACGGGCTCGGCGGCGGGACCTGCCAGATCTCGGGCACGCTCCACGGCGCCGCGTTCTTCGCGGGGCTCGAGATCGTCGAGCGCTACCCGCACTCCCGCCCGAGCTACTACATCAAGCTCGGCCTCGACGCGACCGTCGTCTACCCGACGATCAACTATCGCTTCAGGAACCCGTTCGACTTCCCGATCGTGCTCCACGAGACGGTGGCCGGCGGCGTCGTGCGCGCCGAGATCCTCGGGCCCTCGCGCAAGCTCACGGTCACGTACTTCCGTCGCATCGACGAGGTCATCCCGTTCGAGGAGCTGGAGCGCCCGACGCCGAAGCTGCCCGAAGGGATACGGGCGCTCGCTCAGCGCGGCATCCCCGGCTTCAGGACGACGAGCTCGCGGGTCGTCCGCGACGGCGCCTATGCGGTGCGGGAGAAGTGGAGCGACAGCTACCCGCCGACCGCGCAGATCATCCATGTCGGGAGCGGCCCGCGCGACCCGGAGGCCAAGACGGCCGACGACAATCACCCCGAGTACGTCGCGGACGAGTACCTCGTCGTCACGCAGGGGCCGGACGTCCGCACGCCGGGCGTGACCGGCCCCGAGCCGGGCGGCGGCACCGTCGAGAGCCGCGAGCCCGGGCTCACGGGCGAGCGCGGCTGGACCGAGCGCGCGGGGTTCGGCACGTTCCGCGCGAAGGGGGCGGAGCGCGCCGAAGGGGAAAGCGGCCGCGCGCGCGGCGAGGACGCGCCGCCCGCCGAGGGGATCGCCGTCATGCAGGCCCCGGGCGCGGCCGCGCCAGAAGGCCGTGGCCAGCGGGACCCCGCGGGGGACGAGGCGAAGGGCGGCAAGGGCAAGAAGCGACGCCAGAACCAGAAGAAGACGACGACGAGCGACGGCGGCTGAGCGGGTGGCGTCGAACGAGAGTGACGGCGGCTGAGCGGACGGTGTCGAACGAGAGCTACGGCGGCTGTTCGGCGGCGCTCGCTGAAGGCCGCGCTGGCCTCGGCGGGCTCCGCTCGTCCTCTGCCGTCGCGGCCTTCAGCGAGCGCCGACCGCCCGGCGTACCTCGTGGAGCGTCGGGCTCGCGAGCGCCCGCGCGCGCTGGGCGCCTTCCAGGAGCAGGGCGTCGACGCGGGCCGGGTTGGCCATGAGGTCGGCGTAGCGGCGCCGCGGCTCCTCGAGCGCGCGGTTCAGCACGTCGAACACGGCCTCTTTCGCCTCGCCCCAGCCGATGCCGCTCTGGTAGCGGCCGCGGAGCGCCTCCGCCTCTTCGGGCGTGGCGAACTCCCGGTAGAGGTGGAAGAGCGGCGAGGTGTTCGGATCCTTCGGCTCGCTCGGGGGCGACGAGTCCGTCTTGTACTTGAAGATCGTCTTGCGCAGCTTCTCCGGCGGCAGGAAGAGCGCGATGGTGTTGTCGTAGCTCTTGCTCATCTTGCGGCCGTCGAGGCCCGGGATCACCGCCGTTTCGGCGCTGATGCGCGCCTCGGGCAGGACGAGGGTCGGGCCGTAGATCGCGTTGAACCGCTGCGCGATATCGCGGGCGATCTCGATGTGCTGGACCTGGTCCTTGCCCACCGGCACGACATTCGTCTTGAACAGGAGGATGTCGGCCGCCATCAGCACCGGATAGCCATAGAGGCCCATGTTGATCCCGGCGTCGAGGTCGTCGCTGTCCTCGACGCCCGCGGCGCCCGACGCTCCGGCCCGCGACTCCATGTTCTTGGCGACAGCGGCCTTGTAGGCGTGGGCCCGGTTCATGAGCCCCTTCGCCGTGAAGCAGGAGAGGATCCAGCTCAGCTCGAAGATCTCCGGAACGTCGGATTGCCTGTAGAAGATGACCTTCTCGGGATCGAGGCCGAGCGCGAGCCATGTCGCGGCGACCTCGTGGACCAGGCTCTGGAGCTTCTGCGCGTCGTGGATCGCGTTGAGCGCGTGAAAGTCGGCGACGAAGTAGAGCGCGTTCGACGCGGTCCCTGCGAGCGCGAGCGCCGGCTTGATCGCCCCTACGAAGTTGCCGAGGTGCGGCGTTCCGGTGGGCTTGATGCCGGTGAGGACGGTGCTTGCCATCGTTGTCGTGTTCCTCTGAGAGAGCTCATCCCATTACGCGCTCCGCGCGAGTGATGCCACTGCCGCGCCCCAAAAAATCTGCCGGGTTTCTGGCTGTCGGCGCGCATCGGCGCGCGAACGTGCGCCGACGTGCGCCGGCACGAGCGCTCTGCCCGCAGCGCAGCGCGGCCCTGGAGCGTCTCCGCCCGCGGCGCCGCGCGTACCGTGTCGTGTACCGTGTACGATCGGCGATTTTCGTGCCACGGTGGACGCCGGACCGACCCCCCGACCCACGCTGGCACCTGCGCCATGTCCGGCCAAACGCCGTCATCTCCCGCACCTCGCCCCGAGGCCTCCGCCCCACCGCCCGCTGGCCGAGCCCCTGCCGACGCGCGGCCGACCGTCGCGCTCGCCGTCTCGGGCAGCATCGCGGCGTACAAGGCCGCCGAGGTGGCCCGGCTCTTGATCCAGGGCGGCGCGCGCGTGCTCCCGATCATGACGCGCGCGGCGCAGCAGTTCCTCGGGCCCATGACGCTGAGCGGGCTTTGCGGCGAGCCGGTGCGCGACACCATGTGGGATCCCGGCTTCGCGGGCGAGCTGCACGTCGCGCTCGCCGCGGAGGCCGATCTGGTGCTGCTCGCGCCCGCGACCGCCGACGTGATCGCTCGCCTCGCCGCGGGGCGC comes from the Sorangium aterium genome and includes:
- a CDS encoding DNA-binding protein, with product MNNVETEIKSHVDAFVSQLSGLVRKAALEAVANALRGEGQPVAAAAAPRKVGRAKAAPQQPAEVKKAVGRPARAAKPTRKKGEKRSKEELAAMTQKVLEHIRSNSGQGVEQIAKDLGTTTKELTLPIRKLLVEKKITSKGEKRATKYFSR
- the uvrC gene encoding excinuclease ABC subunit UvrC, translating into MVNPSAKQDPEALLAAKLASLPTTPGCYLFIDKAGAVVYVGKAKSLRSRVRSYFQESGSDARYFIPILRKIVADLETVVTATEKEAAVLENELVKQHKPRFNVKLRDDKDFLCLKLDTQKAWPMLETVRRPAPDKARYFGPYHSATSARRTLHLVNKHFQLRTCSDTEMASRRRPCLQYQIKRCLAPCVMDVDRELYTEMVRSVALFLEGRHDELTGELTTRMRDASRELEFERAAIYRDQLRAVEAVREAQRVVYVKDVDQDVVGIYREGTLVEVEVILVRRGRVADTLSFSLRNMELPDDEVLGGFLNEYYGVASTTIPDEVLVPVLPDGAEGVAEWLGDRRGRKVALFVPQRGPRVDLLKMASENAAHAFREKQRSSDDLEARLEELRERLRLPTLPRRIECCDISHLGGGDTVGSIVALLDGQPDKKRYRSFNVKSVADGDDYAAMYEVLSRRFRRGKAARQASPASTAESEAALGAEGAPESDVMEGVAESDMMEGVAESDMMESDPAESDALESDAMEGDVAEEDIGLATASDATPQTEGTQVSAAAERESAGSGGDVSRSAEAGGGEWDLPDLFVVDGGRGQLQVALSAARDLGLHGLPIVGLAKERETQTGEKLVDRVYLPGQKNGIPLRSTSSALFFLARARDEAHRFANHARKRLGKARRLRSAIEDIPGLGSAVRTALLRELGSMEGVRRATDAQILAVTGVTKRHLSALRKVIPSPESSQPDAPAEDTGDLSKARGLTR
- a CDS encoding serine/threonine-protein kinase is translated as MGEVRAGHTLGRYELLVPIALGGMASVWAARTGGQLPRIVAVKLLRAELSDDPDFEAMFLDEATLVSQIHHPNVAETIDVGEEDGVLYQVMELIDGEPLNLVLRESKARGGLPLPFALRIVAEAALGLHAAHELRGRDGKPVGLVHRDVSPQNILVGYDGSVKILDFGVAKAASNLQRTQVGQVKGKYAYMSPEQAGSEPIDRRTDVFTLGIVFYQLVTGRHPFHAENDPATVRRICDKAAAEPPQTLVPSLPEDVGRIIMRMLAKPREERFASMAELRRSIEQLSPATPIATSDELAALMQQMLGPRGERRRAAIQEAMQIARERAIDPDYPQSQQSSPHAAAQPGRSSAERGAAAPQGAPPAPPTSEEGHARRWLVPATVGLVVLVVLAGALLLRSSPHGGPPRQRGSLLVPRAGSIEDPLLRAARAASKAPRGGADATRAAP
- a CDS encoding VanW family protein is translated as MDLRRSPELWRFAALVAIFVTSGLVITYLVLPPPPDDGPKPPPVLRVAQVPVPTGGDVVANALDLVRRYATGEIRIVLPDGSARALRRNDLGVEINRVRLAEFVREALRPESALRRAHERAGDGDKRDEDAPLDIPIPLLLDSERAISKLLDLKVELDAPAVDAYVDLEARQLKPEKIGYRLDVYGTLARIDAALRAGEDTALASVETIPPKLVAEQLGNVKFDQVLGYFETRYATGGRSKERTYNLRLAASKLDGVVVMPGEIFDFNETVGPRDEAHGYRVAPVIAQGELVDGLGGGTCQISGTLHGAAFFAGLEIVERYPHSRPSYYIKLGLDATVVYPTINYRFRNPFDFPIVLHETVAGGVVRAEILGPSRKLTVTYFRRIDEVIPFEELERPTPKLPEGIRALAQRGIPGFRTTSSRVVRDGAYAVREKWSDSYPPTAQIIHVGSGPRDPEAKTADDNHPEYVADEYLVVTQGPDVRTPGVTGPEPGGGTVESREPGLTGERGWTERAGFGTFRAKGAERAEGESGRARGEDAPPAEGIAVMQAPGAAAPEGRGQRDPAGDEAKGGKGKKRRQNQKKTTTSDGG
- a CDS encoding tryptophan--tRNA ligase translates to MASTVLTGIKPTGTPHLGNFVGAIKPALALAGTASNALYFVADFHALNAIHDAQKLQSLVHEVAATWLALGLDPEKVIFYRQSDVPEIFELSWILSCFTAKGLMNRAHAYKAAVAKNMESRAGASGAAGVEDSDDLDAGINMGLYGYPVLMAADILLFKTNVVPVGKDQVQHIEIARDIAQRFNAIYGPTLVLPEARISAETAVIPGLDGRKMSKSYDNTIALFLPPEKLRKTIFKYKTDSSPPSEPKDPNTSPLFHLYREFATPEEAEALRGRYQSGIGWGEAKEAVFDVLNRALEEPRRRYADLMANPARVDALLLEGAQRARALASPTLHEVRRAVGAR